The following proteins are co-located in the Gloeocapsa sp. PCC 7428 genome:
- a CDS encoding sodium:proton antiporter: MLASALWILFMGFFAGQLAQRLGAPPLIGMILVGIAIGPQFANFISPEVLDAADDLRLVAVTIILMKAGLGLDREKLAQQGTVALRLGFLPASTEAIVIALLSMLLFNFDFLTGLLLGCVVGAESPAVIVPGMLRLKSLGWGVAKGIPDAILTGSALSDVLLLLIFSLLLNFLGQQGSEAVTLFGGITLSPLQLLPFQIILEIVLGLAAGFLFARLLVLVLVKQWTRNVVQDMIIAAGTALFLVIFTAVFPYYSGYLAVMAMGFFLIEFDAPLARLIRGGFDALWTIAEIVLFVLLGATIQLQVLGNILLPGLLLLTLGLVVGRSLGWYLSTLGSNWTWQEKVFLLPGNMAKATVQAAIGALPLAAGIEGGEIILAIAALSILTTAPIGAWATQVFAPKLLEKGEVDPTKVAVTGRPVFLAAVDTSPLAIQVLRKAADLARRSNGEVIVLYVDNLGDKHAVDELQSQAKQLLADIRHEFLTQTGAVPEAIVQVAQARQVTDVVIGKRGHRTWEDVILGSVSQAVLEMSPIPVITVDS; the protein is encoded by the coding sequence GTGTTAGCTAGCGCGCTGTGGATTTTATTCATGGGCTTTTTTGCGGGTCAACTTGCCCAACGATTAGGAGCGCCGCCCCTCATTGGTATGATCCTAGTCGGGATTGCGATCGGTCCGCAATTCGCAAATTTTATTAGTCCTGAAGTCTTAGATGCAGCCGATGACTTACGGCTAGTTGCAGTTACGATTATCTTGATGAAAGCAGGACTAGGATTAGACCGCGAAAAGCTAGCACAACAAGGAACCGTAGCATTACGTTTAGGATTTCTTCCCGCGTCAACTGAAGCAATAGTTATTGCTTTATTGTCGATGCTTCTATTCAACTTTGATTTTTTGACTGGTTTACTGTTGGGCTGTGTTGTCGGAGCCGAATCACCCGCAGTTATTGTACCAGGAATGTTGCGACTGAAGAGTTTGGGTTGGGGAGTCGCTAAAGGCATTCCCGATGCAATTTTGACAGGAAGTGCGCTGTCTGATGTTTTACTTTTGCTGATATTTAGCTTATTACTGAATTTTTTGGGACAACAAGGAAGTGAAGCCGTTACACTTTTTGGTGGTATTACATTATCTCCTTTACAACTTTTACCGTTTCAAATAATTCTAGAAATTGTTTTGGGATTAGCAGCAGGTTTTCTGTTTGCGCGCTTGTTGGTGCTTGTGTTAGTTAAGCAATGGACGCGCAATGTTGTTCAGGACATGATTATTGCAGCAGGTACAGCATTATTTCTCGTCATTTTTACCGCAGTATTTCCCTACTATTCTGGCTATCTTGCTGTTATGGCAATGGGGTTCTTTTTAATTGAATTCGATGCACCCCTAGCGCGTTTGATTCGTGGTGGATTTGACGCATTGTGGACAATAGCAGAGATTGTCTTATTTGTATTACTAGGAGCAACAATTCAATTGCAAGTATTAGGAAATATCTTACTGCCTGGATTGTTACTTTTAACACTTGGTTTAGTCGTTGGTCGGTCGCTTGGTTGGTATCTCTCAACTTTAGGTAGCAACTGGACTTGGCAAGAAAAGGTATTCTTACTTCCAGGAAATATGGCAAAGGCGACAGTACAAGCCGCAATTGGTGCATTACCTTTAGCCGCAGGAATTGAGGGTGGCGAAATTATTTTGGCGATCGCCGCGCTTTCGATCTTGACAACGGCTCCCATTGGTGCATGGGCAACGCAAGTGTTCGCACCCAAACTCTTAGAAAAAGGAGAAGTCGATCCGACCAAAGTTGCGGTTACAGGTCGTCCCGTGTTTCTAGCAGCGGTAGATACCTCCCCACTCGCAATTCAAGTCCTCCGCAAAGCGGCTGATTTAGCACGACGCAGCAACGGTGAAGTGATTGTGTTGTACGTTGATAACCTAGGAGATAAACACGCCGTAGACGAACTCCAAAGCCAAGCAAAACAGTTACTCGCAGATATTCGCCATGAGTTTCTCACGCAAACTGGTGCAGTTCCAGAGGCGATCGTCCAAGTTGCGCAAGCGCGTCAAGTCACAGATGTTGTGATCGGTAAACGGGGACACCGCACTTGGGAAGATGTCATTCTTGGTTCTGTGTCTCAAGCTGTTTTAGAAATGAGTCCGATTCCCGTGATTACAGTCGATAGCTAA
- a CDS encoding SMI1/KNR4 family protein, protein MQQEEINKCERELNLSLPRSYREFLLRSNGAHLFYSEELEACSDDVWWASSGIKIFGTGELLSYRHYRRITSSPFNDPEDPSILAFAYLGRVSTGDFCAFDTAFVGDEYPVLDCDQDYPSSKWKESPIAFSFEEWLLKMFDRIVNHKSLPEYWFSDTLHNNSLGILGSSTDYC, encoded by the coding sequence GTGCAGCAAGAGGAGATTAATAAATGTGAACGCGAATTAAATTTATCACTTCCACGCAGTTATCGAGAATTTTTGCTGAGATCTAATGGCGCTCATCTGTTTTATAGTGAAGAATTAGAAGCTTGCTCAGATGATGTTTGGTGGGCGAGTTCCGGAATTAAGATTTTTGGAACTGGAGAATTGCTAAGCTATAGGCATTATAGACGTATAACCTCCAGCCCATTTAATGATCCAGAAGATCCATCCATACTTGCATTTGCCTACTTGGGGCGTGTAAGCACAGGTGATTTTTGCGCTTTTGATACAGCATTTGTTGGAGATGAGTATCCTGTTTTGGACTGCGATCAAGATTATCCATCTTCAAAATGGAAGGAGTCTCCAATTGCTTTCTCATTTGAAGAATGGTTACTCAAAATGTTTGATCGCATTGTTAACCACAAAAGCTTACCTGAGTACTGGTTTAGCGACACATTACATAATAACTCTTTAGGAATATTGGGAAGTTCTACAGACTATTGTTAA
- a CDS encoding alpha-mannosidase, whose product MTSTEPQTYSNLISAVIAKLRDRTQVNVQARWRILDESQAEVKLNAREHIAWSAGQKVLWLTQKFVIPNDLSGYPIAGLSLRLALTWWAEAAQIYVNGQLVQEGDLFDCSTRVLLSSAATPGEEITVSLRLVSPNHDAGALVRSLCLYESTDTAYPEPGFIADEFAVLQQYLETFYPEKLSILATALAQIDWSILPDKHAFTESLLAIRSSVQYLAQEIKQRQIQLLGHAHLDLAWLWAISDTWEAAQRTFTSVLNLQQDFPELIFCHSTPALYAWIEEHRPDLFAAIQQQVNNGRWEVVGGLWVEPELNLVSGESIVRQLLYGQRYVLAKFGAISTVAWLPDSFGFCATLPQFLQQAGIEYFVTQKLLWNDTTKFPYGAFWWRSSDGSAILSFMSAPIGEGIDPIKMATYACNWEQQTSFKASLWLPGVGDHGGGPTRDMLEVAQKWQNSPFFPQLRFTTAEKYLQQIRNSSQIEEDTFRPSLLAPLSEKGKALRSSPLPIWQDELYLEFHRGCYTTHADQKRWNRRCEGLLYQAELFAALANIATGFVYPQAQLEAAWKKVLFNQFHDILPGSSIPEVYAEVNPTWEEVEQVTAEITQQSLSAIASQIKLPPPPHPDAQPLVVFNSLNWQRSEVVSVTLPDAQDWVVCDLYGNQLPCQILASRSLLFRAKDIPATGYRVFWLVALKFIAASTDVLNNTTKNEQEKGNNTKIISGVEYYSGNRKKTEDWTLENEFLRVILDCENGNLKSLVDKTCDREILHSDGGNQLQGFTDSDQYWDAWNIDPNYAQHPLPPAQLKSIQWLEQGIIQSRIRVVRQLGESEFCQDYVLQAGLPLLKIETTVNWRSRHVLVKAAFPFNFEADYATYEIPCGAIQRTTKPETPAEQAKWEVPALHWADLSADNYGVSLLNDCKYGYDSQPHQLRLTLLRGAEWPNPDADRGNHYFTYAIYPHQGNWQQAQTVRRGYELNYPLQVMLMSPQAQVPQNLPPVGCFLDLSADNLILMAFKQSEDNSQRWILRCYECHGEPAQLDFKSDLDLAIGETVDLLERTTSTVRSPIYKVSPWKIFSITVTYNKVASD is encoded by the coding sequence ATGACTTCCACAGAACCTCAAACTTATAGCAACTTGATCTCAGCCGTGATTGCGAAACTTCGCGATCGCACTCAAGTCAATGTTCAAGCACGTTGGCGAATTTTAGATGAATCGCAAGCTGAAGTAAAACTTAATGCAAGAGAACACATTGCTTGGTCAGCGGGGCAAAAAGTACTGTGGTTAACCCAAAAATTTGTTATTCCCAATGATTTATCAGGGTATCCAATTGCAGGTTTAAGTTTGCGTTTAGCGCTTACCTGGTGGGCGGAAGCTGCACAAATCTATGTTAACGGTCAACTTGTCCAAGAAGGCGATTTATTTGATTGTTCAACGCGCGTATTGCTCAGTTCAGCAGCAACGCCAGGCGAAGAAATTACAGTAAGTTTACGCTTGGTAAGTCCAAATCACGATGCTGGGGCTTTAGTGCGATCGCTTTGTCTTTATGAATCTACCGACACCGCCTATCCTGAACCAGGCTTTATTGCGGATGAATTCGCGGTTTTACAGCAATACTTAGAAACCTTCTATCCTGAAAAATTATCAATCTTGGCGACAGCGCTTGCACAAATCGATTGGTCAATTCTACCCGACAAGCACGCATTTACAGAATCGCTACTCGCAATTCGTTCCTCAGTACAATACCTAGCACAAGAGATTAAGCAACGCCAAATTCAACTTCTCGGTCATGCACACCTTGATTTAGCTTGGTTATGGGCAATTAGCGACACTTGGGAAGCCGCACAACGGACATTTACTTCGGTTCTTAATCTTCAACAAGATTTCCCAGAATTGATATTTTGTCATTCTACGCCTGCGCTTTACGCCTGGATCGAAGAACATCGCCCAGATTTATTTGCAGCAATTCAACAACAAGTTAATAATGGACGCTGGGAAGTTGTGGGCGGATTGTGGGTAGAACCTGAACTGAATTTAGTCAGTGGCGAATCGATTGTACGTCAGCTATTATACGGTCAACGCTATGTTTTAGCTAAATTTGGTGCGATTTCTACAGTAGCGTGGCTACCCGATAGTTTTGGTTTTTGCGCTACGTTACCACAGTTTCTCCAGCAAGCCGGAATCGAGTATTTTGTCACGCAAAAGTTACTTTGGAACGATACGACAAAGTTTCCCTATGGTGCTTTTTGGTGGCGATCGTCTGATGGAAGCGCAATATTAAGTTTCATGTCTGCCCCGATAGGTGAAGGTATTGACCCGATTAAAATGGCGACTTATGCCTGCAACTGGGAACAGCAAACAAGTTTCAAAGCTTCACTCTGGCTTCCTGGAGTCGGCGATCACGGTGGTGGTCCGACTCGCGATATGTTAGAAGTCGCCCAAAAATGGCAAAACTCTCCCTTCTTCCCCCAACTGAGGTTTACCACAGCAGAAAAATATCTTCAGCAAATCCGCAATAGTTCTCAAATTGAAGAAGACACCTTTCGCCCCTCGCTCCTCGCTCCACTCTCCGAGAAGGGCAAAGCCCTACGCTCCTCACCCCTCCCTATCTGGCAAGATGAACTCTATCTCGAATTTCATCGCGGTTGTTACACTACCCACGCGGATCAAAAGCGTTGGAATCGCCGTTGTGAAGGATTACTATATCAAGCAGAATTGTTTGCCGCACTAGCTAATATCGCGACTGGCTTCGTTTATCCTCAAGCTCAATTAGAAGCTGCTTGGAAGAAAGTTTTATTTAACCAATTTCACGATATTCTCCCTGGTTCTTCAATTCCTGAAGTCTACGCCGAGGTTAACCCAACTTGGGAAGAAGTTGAACAAGTTACCGCAGAAATTACTCAGCAGTCGTTAAGTGCGATCGCATCTCAAATTAAATTACCGCCACCTCCGCATCCTGACGCTCAGCCTTTAGTTGTGTTTAATTCGCTCAACTGGCAACGTTCTGAAGTTGTGAGCGTGACACTACCTGATGCACAAGACTGGGTTGTTTGCGACTTATACGGAAATCAGCTACCTTGCCAAATTCTTGCTTCTCGATCACTATTATTTAGAGCTAAGGATATTCCTGCTACAGGTTATCGTGTTTTTTGGTTAGTAGCACTTAAGTTTATAGCTGCCTCTACCGATGTATTAAATAATACAACAAAAAATGAGCAAGAAAAAGGTAATAATACAAAAATTATATCAGGTGTTGAGTATTACTCTGGCAATAGAAAAAAAACTGAAGATTGGACGCTAGAAAATGAATTTTTACGGGTCATTCTTGATTGTGAGAACGGAAACTTAAAGAGTCTTGTTGATAAGACGTGCGATCGCGAGATATTGCATTCCGACGGAGGTAATCAATTACAAGGATTTACTGATAGCGATCAATATTGGGATGCATGGAACATTGACCCCAACTACGCACAGCATCCTTTACCGCCAGCGCAACTCAAATCAATTCAGTGGTTAGAGCAAGGAATCATTCAAAGTCGCATTCGCGTTGTGCGTCAACTCGGAGAATCAGAATTTTGTCAAGATTACGTCTTACAAGCGGGTTTACCGCTATTAAAAATAGAAACGACTGTCAACTGGCGATCGCGTCATGTTTTGGTAAAAGCAGCTTTTCCGTTCAACTTTGAAGCTGACTATGCAACTTATGAAATTCCTTGCGGTGCGATTCAGCGTACTACTAAACCAGAAACACCAGCAGAACAAGCTAAATGGGAAGTTCCCGCCCTACACTGGGCAGATTTGAGTGCTGATAATTACGGTGTCAGTTTACTGAATGATTGCAAATACGGCTACGATAGCCAACCTCATCAATTACGCCTGACTTTGTTACGTGGTGCAGAATGGCCAAACCCAGACGCAGATCGCGGAAATCATTACTTCACGTATGCGATTTATCCGCATCAAGGTAATTGGCAACAAGCGCAGACAGTACGACGCGGATATGAGCTAAATTATCCGCTACAAGTGATGTTAATGTCACCACAAGCTCAAGTTCCGCAAAATTTACCACCAGTAGGCTGTTTTCTCGATTTATCAGCAGATAACCTGATTTTGATGGCGTTTAAACAGTCAGAAGACAATTCGCAGCGATGGATTCTCCGCTGTTATGAATGTCATGGAGAACCAGCACAGTTAGATTTCAAAAGTGATTTAGATTTAGCGATCGGGGAAACTGTTGATTTATTAGAGCGGACAACATCTACTGTGCGATCGCCAATCTATAAAGTTTCTCCTTGGAAAATTTTCTCAATTACAGTGACTTACAATAAAGTGGCTAGTGATTAG
- a CDS encoding AraC family transcriptional regulator, protein MPLDTARIITEAEYNAIWEEANACGEVLWQWNDVEQRRAIPKRLGQGEEWIIDLHPGLSIHIATYQYWRPLCLDYHYNGEGMLLSNFYLAGDRRMINPGIQLEEDREETAGETCLCYIKEVRSIEYFPAEQIHKSVGIKTDLERLKSFGMNWDNTSSLLRSLIEGKSAKNFHQSLNQSTPAMQQTLQQMLNCPYHGVIKRMYLESKVLELLVLQFHQLAGQNSYNTIPNFRPTDIERLHLAKEILQRDLDGPPSLLDLARQVGLNDYKLKRGFRYLFGTTVFGYLQTCRIKQAQELLCDRELSIAEIAHRVGYASASRFCDAFKRHMNMTPSAYRRRRI, encoded by the coding sequence ATGCCACTCGACACAGCACGGATCATTACTGAAGCTGAATATAATGCGATCTGGGAAGAAGCAAATGCGTGTGGTGAGGTTCTTTGGCAGTGGAATGATGTTGAACAACGACGGGCTATCCCAAAGCGATTAGGGCAAGGAGAAGAGTGGATTATTGATCTACATCCAGGACTAAGCATTCACATTGCCACCTATCAATATTGGCGTCCCTTGTGTCTAGACTATCATTACAACGGGGAGGGGATGCTGTTATCAAATTTCTATTTAGCGGGCGACCGCCGTATGATTAACCCAGGCATTCAGCTAGAAGAAGATCGCGAAGAAACTGCTGGTGAAACCTGTTTGTGCTACATCAAAGAAGTACGATCAATTGAATATTTCCCAGCCGAACAAATCCACAAAAGTGTAGGAATTAAGACGGATTTAGAACGATTGAAGTCGTTTGGAATGAATTGGGACAATACCTCGTCTCTGCTGCGATCGCTGATTGAGGGAAAATCGGCAAAAAACTTTCATCAATCTCTCAATCAAAGCACCCCCGCCATGCAACAGACTCTCCAACAAATGCTCAATTGTCCCTATCATGGTGTCATCAAACGCATGTACCTAGAAAGTAAGGTACTAGAACTATTAGTGTTACAGTTTCATCAATTGGCAGGACAGAATTCATACAATACAATCCCAAATTTTCGTCCCACAGATATCGAACGTCTGCATTTAGCAAAAGAAATTCTCCAGCGCGATCTAGATGGTCCTCCGTCACTACTCGACCTAGCAAGACAGGTGGGACTAAACGACTACAAATTAAAGCGAGGCTTTCGCTATCTTTTTGGCACAACAGTGTTTGGTTATTTGCAAACGTGTCGAATAAAGCAAGCACAGGAACTGTTATGCGATCGCGAGTTGAGTATTGCTGAGATTGCCCATCGCGTAGGATATGCGAGTGCGAGTCGGTTTTGTGATGCGTTTAAGCGGCATATGAACATGACACCTAGTGCTTATCGCCGTCGTCGAATTTGA
- a CDS encoding BrnT family toxin, which yields MQFEWNEAKNLENIRKHEIDFADVPEMFDNPMLIELDDRFDYGEDRWIGIGFLGKGIAVVVWTERQNGVIQIISARRANRYERQRLKQYLSY from the coding sequence ATGCAGTTTGAGTGGAATGAAGCGAAAAATCTAGAGAATATCCGCAAACATGAGATTGATTTCGCAGATGTCCCTGAAATGTTTGATAATCCGATGCTAATTGAGCTAGACGATCGCTTTGATTACGGCGAAGACCGTTGGATCGGTATCGGTTTTCTCGGTAAAGGTATAGCGGTTGTTGTTTGGACAGAACGACAGAATGGCGTGATTCAGATCATTTCGGCACGAAGAGCAAATCGATATGAGCGGCAAAGACTTAAGCAATACCTCTCGTACTAA
- a CDS encoding BrnA antitoxin family protein, with protein MSGKDLSNTSRTNWEALEAMDDEGIDYSDIPPLTEDFFEKATLRIPAPQAQRLVQIDPDVLKWFQAQSGEYKALINSVLRRYIESRGE; from the coding sequence ATGAGCGGCAAAGACTTAAGCAATACCTCTCGTACTAATTGGGAAGCACTTGAGGCAATGGACGACGAAGGAATTGATTATTCTGATATTCCACCGTTGACGGAGGATTTTTTTGAGAAGGCAACTTTAAGAATTCCTGCCCCTCAAGCACAACGACTGGTTCAGATTGATCCAGATGTTCTGAAATGGTTTCAAGCTCAAAGCGGAGAATATAAAGCTTTAATCAACTCGGTTCTACGCCGTTACATAGAAAGTCGTGGTGAGTAG
- a CDS encoding BrnT family toxin: MDLLRFEWDNQKAQINFKKHGVSFDEAATIFYDPLYLED; this comes from the coding sequence ATGGATTTATTACGGTTTGAATGGGACAACCAAAAAGCTCAAATTAACTTCAAAAAGCATGGGGTTTCTTTTGATGAGGCAGCAACTATTTTTTACGATCCACTCTATTTAGAGGATTAG
- a CDS encoding TonB-dependent siderophore receptor codes for MKLKNLLQLLLLTSSVWPWGAVSVTAQEVAKLDHDKTITSVLRKSRLIREIPQIGERERPSTSAIMLVQSPAPTNPSSVQRGVIQVTGVQANPTAQGVEVILQTTQGEQLQITNRSTGNNFIADIPNAQLRLSNGEAFIFRSEKPVEGITEITVTNLDANTIRVTVAGETGLPTVELFDSNQGLIFGLTPATTAMQPPQQPEAEQPMGETPQEEPAAQGDELIEILVTGEQDEGYNPSEASTATRTDTPLRDIPQSIQVVPQQVIRDQQATRVEDALRNVPSVTQEGGYYSSTSNFRIRGFRTDAENVLRDGLFEGVGNVTGQTVETDLFNIERVEVLLGPASVLYGSAAPGGTINLVTKQPLSDPFYQVDATIGNYSFYRGLVDLSGPLDDSRSILYRLNLGYENSGSFIDFLDRESLSISPTLSFRLGDRTELLVEGEYASIDTGYYPGLPAIGSILPNPNGEIPRNFNPVEPGDVVRTTNSRIGYRLEHQFSDNWLLRNAFRVRFSTLYSDTGFPLSLEDDERTLNRLQEINEGDGTNYVLATNLIGNFLTGSIRHQLLVGVDWNRDNATYTRSNRGISPIDVFNPVYNQPRTEPFEISFSDDYEINSLGIYIQDLVSLTENLKLLLGLRYDTQDYNLRSRVDDFTLSRFDSAFSPRVGIVYQPIEPISLYASYARSFTPVLFGTAFDGSPFEPERGTQYEVGVKADLSNQLSATLAFYNLTRTNVPTDDPDNIGFSIQTGEQRSRGIELNIGGEILPGWNIIAGYAYTDAQITQDNIFPVGNRLNNVPENSFNLWTTYQIQQGELQGLGLGLGLFYVGDRPGDLFNTFTVPSYLRTDAAIFYQRNQFRAALNFTNLFNVDYFESADSDFQVIVGRPFTVRGTISWEF; via the coding sequence ATGAAACTAAAGAATTTATTGCAACTTTTATTACTAACAAGTTCTGTTTGGCCGTGGGGTGCTGTGAGCGTAACGGCTCAAGAAGTAGCAAAGCTGGATCATGATAAAACTATTACATCTGTATTACGTAAATCTCGGTTAATTAGAGAGATTCCTCAAATTGGTGAAAGAGAGCGTCCTAGCACTAGCGCAATTATGTTAGTGCAGTCGCCAGCACCAACCAACCCCTCTTCCGTCCAGAGGGGTGTTATACAAGTGACGGGTGTACAAGCTAATCCCACTGCACAAGGTGTGGAGGTGATATTACAGACAACTCAAGGAGAACAACTGCAAATTACCAACCGCAGTACTGGAAATAACTTTATCGCAGATATACCTAATGCTCAATTGCGTTTATCCAATGGCGAGGCGTTCATATTTCGCTCGGAAAAACCAGTTGAGGGGATTACTGAGATAACGGTGACAAACCTTGATGCTAATACTATCAGGGTGACAGTAGCAGGTGAAACAGGTTTGCCAACAGTTGAGTTATTTGACAGTAACCAAGGGTTGATTTTTGGTTTGACACCTGCGACAACAGCAATGCAGCCACCACAGCAGCCTGAAGCTGAACAGCCAATGGGTGAAACACCACAAGAAGAACCAGCAGCGCAGGGTGATGAGCTGATTGAAATATTGGTAACGGGAGAGCAGGATGAGGGCTACAATCCTTCAGAGGCTTCGACAGCAACGCGAACCGACACGCCCCTGCGCGACATTCCCCAATCGATTCAAGTCGTACCACAGCAGGTCATTCGCGATCAGCAAGCGACCCGAGTAGAGGATGCTCTTAGAAATGTCCCTAGTGTCACTCAAGAGGGTGGATATTATTCATCAACAAGTAATTTTAGAATTCGTGGCTTTCGTACTGATGCAGAGAATGTTCTCAGGGATGGGTTGTTTGAGGGGGTGGGCAATGTTACTGGTCAAACGGTCGAAACTGATCTATTCAATATTGAGAGAGTAGAAGTTCTTCTAGGTCCAGCTTCAGTGCTGTATGGTTCCGCCGCTCCAGGTGGAACCATTAATCTTGTCACTAAACAGCCGCTGAGTGACCCCTTTTACCAGGTAGACGCAACAATCGGCAATTACAGTTTCTACAGGGGATTGGTTGATTTGTCAGGACCCTTAGATGATTCGAGATCAATTCTCTACAGACTAAATCTAGGCTATGAGAACTCCGGTAGTTTTATCGATTTTCTTGATAGAGAATCCTTGAGTATTTCACCAACATTGAGTTTCAGGCTCGGCGATCGCACAGAACTACTTGTAGAGGGAGAGTATGCCAGCATAGATACTGGATATTATCCTGGTCTACCTGCTATCGGCAGCATTCTGCCTAATCCGAATGGTGAAATTCCTCGCAATTTTAACCCTGTTGAACCTGGTGACGTTGTCCGAACAACTAACAGTAGAATTGGATATAGACTAGAACATCAATTCAGTGACAATTGGTTGTTACGCAATGCCTTCCGAGTCAGATTTTCGACATTGTATTCAGACACTGGTTTTCCTCTCAGCCTAGAAGATGATGAGCGAACTCTCAATCGTCTTCAGGAAATTAATGAAGGTGATGGCACAAACTATGTGTTGGCAACAAACCTCATTGGTAATTTCTTGACTGGCTCGATTCGACATCAATTGCTAGTTGGAGTTGATTGGAATAGAGATAATGCAACATACACACGAAGCAACAGGGGCATCAGTCCAATTGATGTGTTTAACCCTGTGTATAATCAACCGCGAACAGAACCTTTTGAAATTAGCTTTAGCGATGATTACGAAATCAATTCACTTGGGATTTATATCCAAGATCTAGTCAGCCTGACAGAGAATCTAAAATTATTACTCGGTTTGCGGTACGATACCCAAGATTACAACCTTCGCAGTCGAGTTGATGATTTCACACTTAGTCGGTTTGATAGTGCATTCTCCCCACGGGTCGGTATCGTCTATCAGCCAATTGAACCAATTTCACTCTATGCTAGTTATGCTCGTTCCTTTACTCCAGTATTGTTTGGAACTGCATTTGATGGCAGTCCATTTGAACCAGAGCGAGGGACTCAATATGAAGTGGGCGTTAAAGCAGATTTGAGCAATCAACTTTCAGCAACCCTTGCTTTCTATAACCTGACTCGCACTAACGTTCCTACGGATGATCCGGACAATATAGGCTTCTCTATCCAAACAGGTGAACAGCGCAGCCGAGGCATTGAACTTAATATTGGGGGTGAAATCTTACCTGGATGGAATATTATTGCTGGCTATGCCTATACTGATGCCCAAATCACACAAGACAACATTTTTCCCGTGGGTAATCGTTTAAATAATGTTCCAGAAAACTCATTCAACCTCTGGACAACCTATCAAATTCAACAAGGTGAATTACAAGGCTTAGGCTTAGGCTTAGGCTTATTTTATGTAGGCGATCGCCCAGGAGATTTATTCAATACCTTTACAGTGCCCAGCTATCTCCGCACCGATGCTGCAATTTTTTACCAACGAAACCAATTTCGTGCTGCGCTCAATTTCACGAATTTATTCAACGTGGACTATTTTGAAAGCGCTGACAGTGATTTTCAGGTAATTGTCGGTAGACCATTTACTGTTCGGGGAACAATCTCCTGGGAGTTTTGA
- a CDS encoding iron-siderophore ABC transporter substrate-binding protein — protein sequence MKLRSFGLSSLWSFLVGILIAFLVTACSNRIVHSPNPQLVKLPTDKCRMVQHAIGETCIPLNPQRIVIIDGDTLFHALALNIKPIAVFAPEAVLNVSYVKDRLNGVEAIPTTSNKPNLEKLLLLNPDLIMGYSEYINQENYELLSKISPTVSLPSTETLSGLPDWKKIFLNTATMFKKVEIANQLIDEYKHRAEKLKQTINNHQHSELRVAYLEAYVGLSYLSRSDSFAGEILSDVGFQLPPVPPHTESFQGLLPISEEALPEIDSDVLFIGAYGDDKSTLEKFQQKPLWSHVKAVQKNQVYVVSFIVWRGYNILAANAVLDDIEKYLVNTP from the coding sequence ATGAAGTTACGCAGCTTTGGATTATCCTCGCTTTGGTCTTTTCTAGTGGGAATTCTGATCGCATTCTTAGTCACTGCTTGCAGTAATCGCATTGTTCATTCTCCCAATCCTCAGCTTGTCAAACTTCCAACAGATAAATGTCGAATGGTGCAACACGCAATAGGGGAGACTTGCATTCCTCTCAATCCACAGCGAATTGTCATCATAGATGGTGATACTTTGTTTCATGCCCTAGCATTAAATATTAAGCCCATTGCAGTCTTTGCACCTGAAGCAGTATTGAATGTTTCATATGTTAAGGATAGGCTAAACGGAGTTGAAGCAATTCCAACCACTAGCAACAAACCAAATTTAGAAAAACTATTGTTGTTAAATCCCGACTTGATTATGGGTTATTCCGAATACATAAATCAAGAAAATTATGAACTGTTATCAAAAATCTCTCCCACAGTATCGTTGCCTTCGACAGAAACTTTATCTGGTTTACCTGACTGGAAAAAAATATTTCTTAATACGGCAACAATGTTCAAAAAAGTGGAGATTGCTAACCAATTAATAGACGAGTATAAACATCGTGCTGAGAAACTAAAACAGACAATTAATAATCATCAGCACAGTGAGCTTAGAGTTGCATATCTCGAAGCTTATGTTGGTTTATCATATCTTTCTCGCAGTGATTCTTTTGCTGGCGAGATACTTAGTGATGTTGGATTCCAGCTTCCTCCAGTCCCGCCACATACTGAATCATTTCAGGGTTTACTTCCAATTTCCGAGGAAGCCTTACCAGAAATTGATAGTGATGTTTTATTTATTGGGGCATACGGAGATGATAAATCAACCCTTGAGAAATTTCAGCAGAAACCTTTATGGTCTCACGTCAAGGCAGTTCAGAAAAATCAAGTATATGTTGTTAGTTTCATAGTTTGGCGAGGATACAATATACTTGCTGCTAATGCAGTACTAGATGACATTGAGAAATACTTAGTCAATACACCGTAA